ggtttgattttcaaaGCCTCTTCATATCTCTTTCCTGCTATGCTGAACTCCTTCTGCGCGTAATCAAAAGCAGTCTTGATTTGTTCGAGCACAGATTGCCTGGACGAATCATCCGTGAAGTACACTTTCTTCCTCGCCCTGGACATGTGGACATTGCCCCAATTGAACATGGCTAAAGCAGCCAGCTCTTGGAACTTATCTGCAGCAACAGTGAAAAGGCCTTGAGCCTCGTCACTAGTGACCGTCTCTTCCATTGCTTCCGAGTAAAGCTTCACTCCCAGCTCATGGAGATCTATGTAAGCATCAATGTCAAAACCAACATGGTTCTTGAAGAACTGAGCAAACTGAATTATCCAATCACTGATACAACTTGATTCACTACGCGTCATCTCCTTTGATTTCGCCTCCTTTCCACTTGTGCTCGCCtgcttcttctccatcttttCCTGCCTCAACTTCCTAAACAACGGATCTTGATCTGGGCTGACTTCAATAACATGAAGCTTTATCGAGGCATCATCTGCAGACGATTCAACCAGCCTCATCTCCTCAGTAGTGCTGATTGTCACCATATCTCCTTCTTGATCCTTATACTTGATCATGACGGCCTTTGAGGAAGGAAATCGCTCAGCAATGATCTGCCTCAGCTTCAAAATATCGCACTTGACAGGAATCTGAGTCCATCTAATGTCTTCCTTAAACACTAACTTCACTGTTCTCTTCAGCTCCTCCTCTTCACTACTCCTAAGTTTCTCTACCTCAACAACCACCTTGTCTTCCGAATTCTTCTCAGCTCGACTACTAGCAGGCGCCCTAATAAAGATCGAACTAGCAGTTCGTTCCTCAAATTTTCCCTTCAACTCTCTCTCATTATAACCTCCCCTGCTCTCACTCGAACTTGAAGAAGGCGAATCAGTGTAATCAGGCGTTGGAACCAAATCAACGGGGATATCGCAAAGCCTCGACCCCTGCCTCTCAAACACTCTCCTCAACCTCTCCTCAATCTCACAAGCCATGAGATTGTTCGGCTCCGACCTCAACACTAATCTAATATCCCTAAGTGCCAAATCAGGCCTCTGCAAAGCCTCATGACACCTAGCTCTCTTCAAGAGGGCCTTGCAGTAGTTGGGGATGACCATAAGAGCCAAGTGACACTCGTGTATCGCCCTCGGATAGTCAGGAACGCCCAACTGCATATAGCATTCGGCCATGTTGCTCCTGAGATACGCCATATCCGCGTGGAAGTCCGGGAGCAACTTGATcgatttctcatattttaagaTGGCACCCCCATAATCCCTCTTTTGGAAAAGCCTATTGCCATCCTCTTTCAGTTTCTGAGCCATGGACATGAATGCAACTGTATCTATATCATAAGGTCTATGGCTATTATAAGGTCTCTGGATATTATGCCTCGCAATTAGCTCTCGCCATTTATCGCCATGAACGCCCTTGTCTCTTTCACTTTGGTTCTCCATCGTGAAACCAAAATTTAAACACTAACCTCTAGCAATTCCCAAATTCGATATTTCCCCTAACCCTAATAATTTGATTGAGACAAGATTCTTGAAATGCATCAATCCAAATTAGGGCAAAAACCTAATacccaaattaaataaagtaaatgtaCAATGTTAAGAACTCAATCCTTACCCCAGAAAGCTGAGATTAAGGCTCCGGAATCCCACAAAATAACCAAGTGTTGGGTTTGATGTAACATACACGAAGATAACAAAGATACAATCTTTTCtctgtgtttttttttggtcaCCTTTTTTTCCCTTGAGAGGGAATAATTATCTGCAAAAACGCGCGCACTCTTATTCAAACCTTTCAAAAGTTTCTTGTGATTTTCAtggaaaatcaagaaatttgtTGGTTTGTGGAACGAGATCATGCGGTTGCAGAGATACGAGAAAAGGTAAATTTTTTACTTAGATTTTTTTGAAGCAAATGAAAATGGTGAAGCAGCAACAGAGCgaaaattttgtgaagaaggTTATGAAGggacaaaaaggaaaatgagggACCGCATTTCTCTGTGCTCCAAGATTGCAGGAGGACCGTTTGACATCGTTCATTCAAATTTCTTACCagattactttttttcttttattttagaattttgtaatattatctTAATATATGATTTAACTAATCTTAACTACTGCTGAGGTTACATATATTCAATGAACGACATCCAAAAATATACTGCTAGTAGAAAATATGAGTTGCGGTGATTAACTTCAACAAGCAAGATTTTGATCTTTGACAGAAtactttacaaaataataataaaaaaaaatcatttcaaaGTGCAGCTTTGAAAGAGTATTTTTAATCTGCTACTACAAATCTTTAAAATAACTTTATGTTGCAATATTAATGAACCTGAAATATAAGTATTTGTCTTCTAGTAGTAATACATTAAGGAAAAATTTGTGTACAAATGcatgtattttaaaattgaattcaactATACTCctcatcaaaatttattaactctatttttcaatatattattattaattataatctaTTAGTTATTACTCCGTATTAAAACAGATACACTATATCCAAGTGTTCTCACGTCCCAATTTCGGATCAAGTGCATAAAACCTAATGTTAGCTGATAAGTTAAGACTTAAGACTTAGTTGGGGGGAACTAAACGTACGCACAAAGTGagtaatattatactaatatatcgAGATCTAAATTGGGATACataatttatgtcattttattcatattttgtatcattgaatatatttaatatgaatattagTTTGATTCATTAGGAGACAATCTTTATTCGCACTCATAAAATTTAGTGTCAATATTTAatgttatcaaataaaaattagtaagtTTTAATactcataataaaatattctccCAATTAAACAAAGAGTTAAAAAAACCGCTAGAAGGAGGGCTTGAACCTCCGACCTTGTGGTTAACAGCCACACGCTCTAACCAACTGAGCTATTCCAGCTTGTTGAACGTAAAAGGAATTAgttattattactatatattgTAGTACTATTTCTGAAAATTAGTTTTTCCAGCATACtatcttttcttttgcttaAAATGGAACCTCTTAAACTCCCCGGATAAATTTCTTAGCAATTTTTTGTATTGCAATCTAAAGTTATGTactgctccctccgtcccactttagatgttccggtttaccatttttaggtatcacactttaggagtctcagttagaatattccataaatagtattatgccccatattccactaaccttttcttactcacattttattataaaactaatataaaaaaatagtacccacattccactatcttttttcaccaacttttcttcacatttcttaatacccgTGCTAAattcaaccgggactcctaaaatggaacggagggagtaatttttaaagtaaCCGAACTTTTATTCATGCATCCTAATTAGCACGGAGGACTGTGTCTGGATCACCCTTAATCCATCCAAACATTCTAAATCCTTGGGATTCATATAAATAAGAAAGCAAAAACTCACcagttaattaaattagatgtAAGATGAACTCCGTCGAAGTACCATAGTGgtattattcattaaataaagtaaatgctAAAGTAGAGCACGCAAGCATGATGCATGCATCTAATAATAGTATTGAATTTGTAAGCATTAGGCGCTGCTAAAAGATAGTAGTAAAAGATATGTGCATAAAATTAGATATCATATGTTTGATTTGGAAAGGAACAAAATCGCAATCAAAAGCTGTTTCAAGTTGTCAGGTTTATCTAATACTAATACATCATCACATGGATTGCCGTAGATGTTATATATCAACTCATCAACCAAATTTGTGAATTATGTTGCtggattttcatattttattagacATAGATTCGTCGATCGTGGGTTTCGatcatataataatgtaatttgagattttataaagatgttatttaatatactccTACAATATTAGCATGGTAGTTAAATGAACTTAATTGTATAGGACTTTAAAATTAGTCCTTGAGAAATTGATGGTCATAACCATAAAAATCGAAATGGAACCCACATCACCACAACTTGATCATCATCTCTTCAATTATCAATACAATAGTGGCTGACAATACCGTGAGGCACCCACCTCACCTAATCACAACTTCCTTTTTTAAGTTATTGTCCGTGTCGACAACGGATTATGTTGGAATAAATTGGATTAGATTGAGTCTCTTATTAATCCCTTTGGAGCAGTTACTAGTATTAAGGACCGGCCTTGCTAAATACTACTCTTTTCGCATGCCATTaataaatatctcaatttgaataggaatgagttttacaaaatgttaaaaaaaaagtgaataaaatagacaCTTAAGGGCGGTTCTAGTTTGTGTCATGTATCTAAAGAATAAAATCACACAAATAATAGAGTAAGTAATATACAAAAGAATCCACCGTTGTGCCTCAAGAGAAGATTCACCTAGCATTGAACAAATTACTATGTACTGGTGTATAGTGAATTTTGAACATgcaacatttcctttttatggAGATATATCATATCGCTACTTTGGGTACTTGGAATATGTCGTTGAAATTCAGATTCATACTGATACACTTCACTGGACCATACAGTTCATTGGACCATATAAACCCTACAATGAACTAtgctctaattaattaaaaaactaaataatgtGCCACGTGGATACATGATGCGTGTGCTTTACTTATATGGACGGACTCGATTCACTGATTTATGCCTATGAACTTCAGCATATCATATATacattgaatttaaaataccTAATGATAATAAAGATGCAACGTTGAATTTTTCGTCTCTTACTTGACCAACTCTAGTGGCCTTTCGCTTTCGCAACCTTATCTTATCAACAGTTCATTAAgcatatagatatagatatgcACTAATGTCACATCACCTCTACAAAAAGCAATAGCAGTCAGAAAAGATAAAATGCTATTTGCAAATAATGTTATCATTAATCGACAGCCCATAAACAATGCTAGCTAGCAAACTCGCTACtgtaatttcaatattttatccAATTTCTCCCAAGACAATTTAGGGAATGATCTAATTAACTACTACCGTctcttgaaaattgaaattattaggAACGAATAATTGGGCAACGGAATCCATggttcaaattttcaatatggATCTCCATATTTTAGAATCAAGTAAGATCAAGGCAGGTTCAACACATCTTTActccaaaatataaatgtgttTATGTTCCACCGCcgtttaaatttaaaatataaaatagttgtggttgtaattaattaattaccggtcattatattaattaatttaaaattaaaaatatgttctTTTCTcctgaaatgaaaaacaataatattgaTCCCATTGATATAACAGAACAATAGGATAGTTGATTAGAAACTAGAATTTAATTCTGGTATAATTTAACTAATTCAATAACGAAATAGAATATCGGGATCACCGGCCACCGGACTACCAAAAAAAGGTCCGACGCCGTCATAGCCGCCGCTCAGCAGCCTCAGAATACAACATCGGGCTAGGACCCGACGGAGAGGCGGGTCGGGCGGCGCCTGAACTCGGCGCGGCGGCGCTGCTGATGGGACGACGGCCGAATCAAAGCGGCGAGCGCTCTCCGAACCCATTCCCCTTCGACGGCGCCAATCCGGACCAGAGAATTCTTCATGGCGGAGCGCCTCATGTTGAGCCTGCCGGACGGCGGCGTTTGGGGCTTGGTCGCGACTGATTTGTGCAGGCTGCACCGGAACGAACCGGGGTGGTTCGTGGGCGAGCACATGCACGCGCGCTTCGGGCCGGCAGCCGGTTTTTTATCGACTCGGGTGGTGATGGAGATGGACCGGTTTTGCGAGCGGTTGTAAATGTCTATGGGGGAAGGCGGGTTGATTCTGGCGGAATAGGAGGTGGATCCCAGGATTGGTCCGTTGGATCTGCGAGATGCGTACGCAGCCATTGTTGGGGATTCTAGGGAGTCTTTGGAATTTTGGTAGTCTTATTGAAACTGGCAAACTCAACAATAATTTGGGGTATGTATTTATAGGTGTGAGATGCGAATGCCGGCGGGTTGGGACTTTGATTCGATCTCACCCAAATATCAAATGATTACAAACcagattttttaattaattactaattacataaaatattcatttcacTGAAtccaattataaattattggtCAAAAGAAATTTAGATGCAAAAACATTTTTACCATCGAACAATATTACGTTCTACtcctactactataattttctcTGTAAAACAATACTATTATCTTAACAAAATTCATCACACAAGtccattaacattatttataattattttttttccttatatcATTCCCATAacatactactaatttttaagGAATAGAgtaaacataaataatactGTAGTGCACATAAAGTGTGACATTgattttcatataattaaagtaattggTTTTATGAATGTAACCTGCCCTACATTTTTGTTGCTTTGTTATGTAGTTAATTGTGaataatgtttatttatttgtaaattagtAATGTTATATATGTTCAGATAATCTCATGACAGTTGagtaattttttgtaaataatgaaaaattaatctcTCTTTTTAACTCAACTTATTTCCTTTACCTATAACTCCTacaaatttcttaaattttgtgcTTAACTGCCGTATCAGATGATTGCGCAAGGTAAGCTAAACAAACACGGTTGAATCGGACTATTTGGACTGATGCACTAGGGAGTTGGAGTAAAAGTGAAACCACAAAGCAGTAGAGTGGGGTCCGCGAAGAGCGGGGATTATTCCACGTACGAATTGAAATGAGCTGATGCACTCGGGAATTGGCAACACGTAGCTAACTTGAATAAATTTGTTACGCCTATTTCTGGCACAAAAGATAGGGTTCCCTCTTCGCACCATCAAGAGTTGCCTTTTGCATGTGCTCTGCCTTTAATTTATGCCACTATTGTTGTCGCAATAATCAATGTGATTGCATCCTCTGTTAGATGTACTAATTtagaacggaaggagtaagaGCGAAAACTAGTCCTATGTCTATACGATTTTGgttctatattttatcttttaattttttttatcctgaATCTTTTAACTTGGATTATAATTGGTCCTATATTAACATTTctgtcaatttttaaacggttttaacccGATTTTTATCGATTTTGGCGGTTTTAACAGTCTCATTCGGGTTAAAACTGTTTAAAAATCGGTCAAAATCAGATTAAAAacgtttaaaaattgacggaaATGTTAGTGTAgaaccaattgtgatccgagttgaaatgttcaaCAGTTCAAGATgccaaaattcaaaagataaagtatatgaccaaaatcataaattggGCATATGTTTAAGACCATTTTTAACCTTTCCTCTGACGAAATATATAGGGATTGATTTACTAATATATTGCATTGAACAattgactcaactttatttttacccaAATAATACCTGCAAGTGTACATGGTTATTGTAGCAaatagcaagcaagagtatatcgtatcccacagagaaaattaagtgtaaacctaagtaccacgaaccaatTTCGACTACTATCCAGACGatcaattttggttttgaaactATCAACTACTGAAAGCATATAAATTCAgagattgaaataaaatacttaaacaCGAGAACAAAGAAGCAAGTTGCAGAcagagatgaagaaatatgcagaattcaaggatccgatgcacaactcatagcctaacccaattgaaaataaattaccaTTTAAAGTCTCTAGAATTGCTGAATCAATCACAGATATAAATTTAACCCTTTCCCAAGGTGAGAAATCCGCAGATTAAGTGTAAcaattgaagtccccttctaattcttagactTAACTCCCAATAGATCAATTAGATTAAAGACCCACTCAGAatctcaactctcccgagttttattgaattaaggtgtgaattattcctctttcaagattaattatttcacctCCCGATTACTCTAAGAAACCCTAACACTACCAATTGGTGATCAAACAATTGACAGGAAAAAGCACAGGAATAAACCAAACAATCACAAGAGctagataaaacaaaatcaattggattaaaactatgaatcaatgcatcttcaccaagaattctacataaaagaaatttagctatttatattcatggaagaaaacaaatcTAAACTAAAGAATACAATGGAAAACATGATACGGAGTACAATTGGCGGAggaattgaagcttgaatattcaatcttcttccaagagtgCTTGAGAGAGATGGTTTGTGTGTTTTACGGCGGTAGAGAATGAGTAGAGTTGCCCTAGCTTTTCTTTCTTATCTccctttttccaaaaaatcgCGTTTCCAAATAGAAAATCGCCAGAAAtacgtacccggccgggtggaattattGTACTGTAaaatcacccggccgggtgggaATATTTCGGTACTCTCTAGAGTCGCACAGGCCAAATTgctccacccggccgggtacaaTTGTTGTATTGTAAaatcacccgaccgggtgggACTTCTTCCGAGCTCTCTGGACTCTCCAAGGCTTTtaaattccacccggccgggtggctTTTCTGCACAAAAcctcacccggtcgggtgagaCCCTGTTTCAccccatttttttttgcctattttgcctaaaacactcaacaaacacGTGAACTCCAAAACATATAGTAATTGGCTGGAAATAACCATTTTGAGCacaaaaactcaacaattaagCATATCAACACACCAATCATGACACTAAAATACGAGTTTGttaactcccccaaacttagaCTCTTATGTGTCCTCAAATAAGAATAAGAAATCATGAAGAACAAACTCATGCATAGAGGTGGGATTGATGTTTtgcttcataaaatttttcaAACAAGTTCGAACGTAGGATACTGAATCTACGGGAATGGTACAAGTGTAGTGTGTGCAGTGCGTGTTGCAATATTCAAACAAGGAAATAGCAGGttccctagatccagcaagtccactagatcacttggtctaggaactcgtggTCATgcggaatcccggtcgtcggacacacaagtacttccccttcttcaaaaaaaaccctcaaccactttactaaacctagtatagggaagtagggatcgatcccacagagaaggatgtgTAANNNNNNNNNNNNNNNNNNNNNNNNNNNNNNNNNNNNNNNNNNNNNNNNNNNNNNNNNNNNNNNNNNNNNNNNNNNNNNNNNNNNNNNNNNNNNNNNNNNNGCAGGAAGTGTATCTGACAAGACGAGGCTTGTCCGATGAAATTCTCCGTTGGAACcatgtcatattttttaatgggaAGTCGCCATTTAAGATAGATTTCCACCAGCTTGTTCACAACCCATCGCTAAAACAGGGGCAAAAAAGTTGACACAGGACGGAAATGAGTCACTATCATTAGCAAACATTAGCAAACGATCCACGACCAATCAAGAATTCTTGGCTGAATTCTCTGTAGCCTTCTGCAGTTCTTCCAAACGAAATCGCctcaacttcatcttctttgcATCTAGTTGCCCTGCTTGCTCACAAGGACTAGAGTGACCTACtttgtttaataaaaaagCGGaagaataatttatgtaaataaacAAACCTTTTCTGCTTCCTGTATAGCCTGAGATTGGCATACAGCTTCCTtttgaaacaaaaacacaacCAGCCTGCAACAAACACTAGTATAATGGCAATCAAAATTCCACCTAATATAGGTTTCTTGCTTGATCCATTTCCATGGCTTAGAGCTACTAAAGGTGCAGAAGCTGGTGAAAAATATTGTCTATTTGCCATGTTTTATCTTCTAAGTACAAGAGCTTTGAATATCAACTACTTGAtcatctttctcttttttgcaTGGAATTGCCTATTGTTGgagtaagagaaagaagaaatgtgGTTGGTGTTGTttgaaatgagagaaaaattggagaaaaatGGTCAATTTACTTTGTATAGCCGGCCAACTGCATGTTAATAACTACCattgttataaaattttgattagtaCATACACTTAGTCCTTAATTAGTCTAGCGGCACAAAAAGCCAAAAAAAGACATGTTaatcaacatatatattatacacaAGACACAGcattttatgttgtttttattgcACATAAAGATAATTGATTGACATGTCCCTTTTGCTGCAATGTGGCCATAACAAAATCTGGATTTGTTaccaaacaaaacaacaaagaatgaaacaaaaatttcagaagaaatatttttgggTGTCTTTGACCAAGTTTTCAGCATTAAGTGATCATGAATTgaaagttactccctccgttccatagtaataaagtcattttgccattttggtacgttccataataatagagtcatttccctttttagtaaaagtcaaacacatttttccacacctactttactctcttttacttttttctcttttcatctctctatctttttcattttttactttattctctatttacttaactcacctagcacaatttttcttaatatttgtgccgaaaagaaacgcttccattactatggaacggagggagtaccatttaGGAATGTCAGTCTAGCCCGAAACCCACGGGTCGACCCGAATTACCCGGTAAAATCatagggttagggccgaaAAATCGCAATCCATATTCAGAAGCGGGCTACACGGGCTAACCCGTTCGGATCGGCGGGTTATGCAGGCTGGCACGGTGGGTTGCGGGTTAGCCCACAGATtgagcatttaatataaaaatataattaaaattttggattatatacttatatgaagtatattttgtaatatcaatattaaatataacattgatatgaagaatatatggtaattatgtcttctctctcaaattgaaagttaAGGTTATATGAAAGACATGATTTCTAGTTAATTGTAGTCCGATTCATGTGTGCTATTAATTAAACGATATGTTTAGAATATCATATTCATGTGTGCTAtcaattgctattattttcttttttttatcactttgATAATACTTTACTATTTGTGACAATCtgctttttaataatttagaatattggaTTGGATAGAAAGTAATATATAAGATTACTAttgacccgaatagcccgtggGTTAGCTCGAAATCGGAAGATTTAGTGTTACgaccaaaaatttataacccgaaaaattcACAGTCTGAATAACCCGCATCCAAATAGCCCAACAACCCGAGTGGATTGGCCCGAATCCGAGCGGGTTAGtccaattgacatccctagtacCAGTACCATTTGTTGTGTGATTATTCAATCGCAAATTAAGACAAGATAACTACCTAATAATATGTTAATCTCTTTGGTGATATCATATTTCACTACTTAACAAGGATATATAGCAACAAGTTAACAACAAATGGATGAAGATAAGGTTTGAAAGAGCTTCCCCAATGTTCCAGCTTGATGCCATTAATTTAAGAGGTGGGGTAAAGCTCCAAAATTGATCGAACAAATGTTAGTATAGAAGTTCCTCTGCTTGTGTATATTATACGAAAAAGTAAATTTTCATGTTTCAttgttcattttaatttatatactagtactacttgaTAATTGTACAACATccttcttatatttataaggAAGATTAGGCTTTTTCAATAAGGGCAAATTaccaaataaatcatgaaatatggTTAAATTTTTGTATCTCACACTTTTTTGGCGAATCACACACTGATAAGGCAGCCGATTTTATACACATGGACAAACGCAGTCTCCAACTTAATCAGACACTTCCATTTGAAAATAGAAGAACACGAAACTTAGTAATCCAATTCAATGAACCACATATATACATTTGTGGGCCTCGAACGGAGAAAACAATCTAAGATAGGTGACGTAAATATTGGTGAGGATGGTTCTGAGTCTATTGGGCTTGACCAACTAAAATTCAACTACTAATTATAATGGCTTTATGAAGTCCAAGAGCTAATTTAGCCCAATTAACGGTAAATATCATCGATTTATTACGATTGACCTCGGCAAATATAAGCATATCATTCAATCTATACATATAGGGGAGTTTTGGGagtatttatgaaattacaattttgaACTCTAGAATGattagaataaatttaattttgttaattaatttgtagtatatATCTCAACCGGCAGATTgtgcactatttattattgcacATGCACATTATTATTTCAggtatatattataattaaaaggctccaattgaaaatgaatataaaatgtcATTATTCACAAAGAATATGGAAAGCCAACAGACTCCAATTAAGCAAGAAACGCATGCACTATTATTTTGGGAATTAAAGCTAAAACTTTTAATCTACACCA
The nucleotide sequence above comes from Salvia hispanica cultivar TCC Black 2014 chromosome 5, UniMelb_Shisp_WGS_1.0, whole genome shotgun sequence. Encoded proteins:
- the LOC125187797 gene encoding protein PHOX1-like produces the protein MENQSERDKGVHGDKWRELIARHNIQRPYNSHRPYDIDTVAFMSMAQKLKEDGNRLFQKRDYGGAILKYEKSIKLLPDFHADMAYLRSNMAECYMQLGVPDYPRAIHECHLALMVIPNYCKALLKRARCHEALQRPDLALRDIRLVLRSEPNNLMACEIEERLRRVFERQGSRLCDIPVDLVPTPDYTDSPSSSSSESRGGYNERELKGKFEERTASSIFIRAPASSRAEKNSEDKVVVEVEKLRSSEEEELKRTVKLVFKEDIRWTQIPVKCDILKLRQIIAERFPSSKAVMIKYKDQEGDMVTISTTEEMRLVESSADDASIKLHVIEVSPDQDPLFRKLRQEKMEKKQASTSGKEAKSKEMTRSESSCISDWIIQFAQFFKNHVGFDIDAYIDLHELGVKLYSEAMEETVTSDEAQGLFTVAADKFQELAALAMFNWGNVHMSRARKKVYFTDDSSRQSVLEQIKTAFDYAQKEFSIAGKRYEEALKIKPNFYEAVLANGQGQFEQAKLSWYYAVATEANIESWPSGEVLMLYNNAEENMEKGMQMWEDLQEQRMAELHKENNIESLLQRMNLDNLFKLVSADELEEQANNIRSQIFVLWGTMLYERSVMEYKLGLPVWQECLEVSVEKFEQAGASSADIAVMIKNHCSNDTGLECCGFNIDEIVQAWNEMYEAKKWQRNISSFRLEPLLRRRVSKLYTALESA
- the LOC125189271 gene encoding uncharacterized protein LOC125189271, coding for MAAYASRRSNGPILGSTSYSARINPPSPIDIYNRSQNRSISITTRVDKKPAAGPKRACMCSPTNHPGSFRCSLHKSVATKPQTPPSGRLNMRRSAMKNSLVRIGAVEGEWVRRALAALIRPSSHQQRRRAEFRRRPTRLSVGS